In Aegilops tauschii subsp. strangulata cultivar AL8/78 chromosome 3, Aet v6.0, whole genome shotgun sequence, one genomic interval encodes:
- the LOC141021021 gene encoding acidic endochitinase SE2-like: MASRVLTPLQLTATLLVALLATCHAGSIAVYWGQNDGEASLAETCASGNYEFVILAFLPKFGKGQTPQLDLGSHCDASSGGCKSQSKDIHSCQRGGVKVLLSIGGGDGSYGLSSPGDARQVAMYLWNNYLGGTSSFRPLGDAVLDGIDFDIELGGAKFWNDLATDLKNLGKKGDKTVLLSAAPQCPFPDEWDGNAINTGLFDFVWVQFYNNPECQFSAGRGAFMEAWKRWESVPAGKIFLGLPASKDAAGTGFVPAGELTSRVLPLIKGSPKYGGVMLWSKFYDDRTGYSSAIKSHV, translated from the coding sequence ATGGCAAGCCGAGTTCTCACCCCCTTACAGCTTACCGCCACCCTCCTCGTGGCGCTACTCGCGACGTGCCATGCCGGCAGCATTGCCGTCTATTGGGGCCAGAACGACGGTGAGGCGTCGCTGGCCGAGACATGCGCGTCCGGAAATTATGAGTTTGTCATCCTGGCTTTCCTCCCCAAGTTCGGTAAGGGCCAGACGCCGCAGCTGGACCTCGGCAGCCACTGCGACGCCTCGTCGGGCGGCTGCAAAAGCCAGAGCAAGGACATCCACTCATGCCAGCGCGGCGGTGTCAAGGTCCTCCTCTCTATCGGCGGCGGAGACGGCAGCTACGGCCTCTCATCACCCGGTGATGCACGGCAGGTTGCCATGTACCTCTGGAACAACTACCTGGGCGGCACGTCATCGTTCCGTCCTCTCGGCGACGCCGTACTCGACggcatcgacttcgacatcgagCTTGGTGGTGCCAAGTTCTGGAACGATCTCGCTACGGACCTGAAGAACTTAGGAAAGAAGGGAGACAAAACCGTCCTGCTGAGCGCGGCACCGCAATGCCCGTTCCCGGACGAGTGGGACGGCAATGCAATCAACACGGGGCTCTTCGACTTCGTATGGGTGCAGTTCTACAACAACCCGGAGTGTCAGTTCAGCGCGGGGCGTGGAGCGTTCATGGAAGCATGGAAAAGATGGGAGTCGGTGCCGGCAGGGAAGATCTTCCTGGGACTGCCGGCCTCCAAGGACGCCGCAGGCACCGGGTTCGTGCCTGCCGGCGAGCTCACATCGCGCGTGCTTCCGCTCATCAAGGGCTCGCCCAAGTATGGCGGCGTCATGCTGTGGTCAAAGTTCTACGACGATCGCACTGGATACAGCTCTGCCATCAAGAGCCATGTGTGA